GTTCGTAAAGTTGAGACTGCTGAACAGCGATCGCCACTTGGGTTGAGAGGGCTTTGAGTAAATCCACTTCAAAGGGCTGCCAGTGACGGGTGCGATCGCATTGGTGAGCCACCAAGACCCCAAACACCTTTTTGTCACTGAGCATAATGGGTACCCCTAAGCAAGCTTTGACTTGATATTGCACAAAGTAATGCGTCCGTAAGGGGGAAAGATCAGCCTCAGTGGTATCGTCGATGATCTGAAGCTCATCGGATTCAAACAGTGTTTTAAGTTCTCTGATATAGGCTGAGTTCCCCCGCAATACTTCTAAAACTGAACCCCAATTAGCTGCCACCGATTCAGCCGCAATATTACCCTGCAATCGTTGATCAAAGTGAGTAATAAATACGCGATCGCACTCTAAAAATTGTCGAACTTCTGCAACAGTGGTCTGAAGAATTCGCTCCAGATCGAGGGATTGCCGAATCCGCAAAGCAATCTCTCCCAATAAGCGATCGCGTTGAACTCTCAGCAGGCGCTCTTCCTCGGCACGCTTGCCATCCGTGATGTCGCGCACAATGACCAAAACTTCGTCTTCCCCACACACGACAATTCTCGCTTCCCAATAACGCAACGTTCCATCAATTGGCAACTGGTACTCTAACGTTTGGATGGTTCGACACGAGAGGGCTTGCGCTATGAGCTGCCTAATCATCTGGGCTAGGGGTGGGGGTAAAACCTCCTCTACCTTTTTTCCAATTAATTCATTCGCAGGTACCAATAAATCATTGGCGTTTTCCGCATGGCAATCTAAATAAATACCCTCTCGACTCAAGCGAAAAATTAAATCGGGAATGGCATGGAGCAGAGCACGATTCCTCGCTTCACTTTGGCGTAGAGCATCTTCGGCTTGCTTGCGAACAGTAATGTCGCGCACTCCTACCACACGAGCCATGCGCCCCTGATAACTTATGCTTTTGGCGGTAATCTCGGCGATAAACGTTGTACCATTTTTCTTGAGACCTACGACTTCCAAGGGGTCATCACAGGGGAAATTTGAACGGGTTTGAATGATAGCCTGCGAACAGGGAGCAGTGATTTTCAATACAGATTGATTAATGAGTTCGGCTTTAGAGTAGCCAAGCAGTGCTTCGGTGGCAGAGTTAACATCGAGAATCACGCCGCGATCGTGAATCATTACCGCTTCAAACGTGGCATCAAAGAAACTCTGTAAACGTCCTTCGCTTGCCCTTAAACCCTCCTCGGCCTGCTTACGGTCTGTGATGTCCACCAACACGCCATCCCAAAGCAAATCGCCGTTCCTCTGCTGCTCCAAGCGGGAAGTCCCTTGAACCCACTTGAGTTTGCCTGATGGCGTCACAACCCGACCTTCCCAATTCCAAGGCTCACCCTTAGCCGCAGAATTCGCCACCGAACGTTCATAAGCTTCGCGGTCATCAGAATGGATTAAGTTGGAAAGCACCTGAAAGTCGGCTTGAATCGCCTCTGGTTCTAACTCATAAAGTTCTCGACAACCCGAACTGGCATAAAGAACGGAACGAGAGCCATCGAGACGTTGCAGGAACTGAAAAATCATTCCTGGTACGTTACCGGTGATTTGTTCCAACCGTAACTGGCTCTGCTTCAGGGCGTCTGCCGTCTGCCGGTGAGAGATGCAGGAACCGATCATCGCAGCCATGGTCATTAAAACGGCGGACTCATCGGGTGACCATTGGCGCTCCGAGTGGCAGTCATCAAAACCAATGAAGCCCCAAAGATGACCGTTAACGGGTATGGGGACAACCAAAATCGACAAAATCCCCTGCGATTCCAATAATTGCCGTTCTAGCACAGATAAGTCTCGCACTAACCCATGACAAGAGTGGCCGCCAGAAAGTGCCTCATACCAACGGCTCATACCAATAGAGGCAAAGGCGAGGTTTTGCAACTGAGGATTGTCAATTTCAGGCGTCACTGTTTCCCCTACCCATTCACACCATTGGCTCATCGCCGGTTCACTCGTCTCTGTGTGGGGATGAATCTCAAAAATATAGACTCGATCTACTTGGGTAACTTGCCCTAAAATCGCTAAGGTTTGGTTGATGACGGTTGCCAAGTCATCAGTTGTTAACAGTTGGTTTGTGGCTTGTGCCACCCCTTGCAGAAGATTCGGGTAAGCATGAACGGCGACACCATCAGTCTGCCAACTTGTTGAGGGTTCGACATTGTGGCCTCTAGCGTTAGTCATTTCAGGGGGTGGGAATACTAGATAAACTCAGTCCAAAAAAGTTGAAAACTGCCCAAATTTTGCGCGATTTAAGCCATTCATCTTGCCCCTCATTGATTCGGCGACGCACGCTCTTAGTAACGCCTAAGCGTACAACATAGCGCAAACGTAAGCGATAGGTATAGGTACAGGTCGCAAGTTTACGCTAACGCCTTCTGCACTTCATTCCCATCCAATCTCGCCGAGTTACTTGAGTAGCTAGCTATACCGCATAAGTTAACATTAAACCGCTCTTTAGCTATACAAATTTACAAAATAACAGAGCTAACTTTTAAAGGAAGCTTCCATCAAGATATCTTTAATTCTTAATTGGCTAGCTTCTCTAAAATAAAACTTTTTGAGCAACAAAATTTGAAAGAGTATCATCTTTCGATCCTCATACTAAGGACAGAATAATGAGCAGACAGAATCACAAAAAATCAATCAAAAAGCTTGTGGCACTAATCGGGGTTTCTAGTGCTAGTGTTTTCCTCAGTGTTCCGGCATTAGCACTGATCAATTTCACCTCTAGTAGCTTTGATGGCTCTCTTAAGAATCGCACTCTCAATGCTGAATCGAGTGAAGGAAGTAGACAATTATTAGCTCAGGCTACGTCCGGGACTAGCGGAACCGGAACAGGTACAACGGGCGCTGGTGGAGCCGGTACGGGTCAAACGGGTACTGGTGGAACTGGAACGGGTCAAACAGGCGCTGATGGTACGGGTGCTGGTCAAACCGGAACAGGTCAAACTGATGCTGGTCAAACCGGCGCTGGTGGAGCCGGAACAGGTCAAACCGGAACGGGTCAAACGGGTGCTGATGGTACGGGTGCTGGTCAAACCGGAACAGGTCAAACCGATGCTGGTCAAACGGGCGTTGGTGGCACAGGTGCTGGTGGAGCCGGAACAGGTCAAACCGGTACTGGTGGAGCCGGTGCTGGTCAAACCGATACAGGTCAAACCGGTACAGGTCAAACCGGTGCTGGTCAAACCAATACAGGTCAAACCGGTACAGGTCAAATGGGTACTGGTGGAACTGGAACCGGTGGAGCCGGAACAGGTCAAATGGGTACTGGTGGAACTGGAACCGGTGGAGCCGGAACAGGTCAAATGGGTACTGGTGGAACTGGAACCGGTCAAACGGGTAGTTTCGTTGAGTTGATGAGAGCTGGGTACGCTGCAACCCAGCAAAGAGACTACACGACGGCTTTGACTTACTTCCAGCAGGCGCTTCAGTTACGTCCTAATAATCCCTATGCCAGACGAGCGGTGAGTAATGTACAAGGTTATATGCAGCGTGACGCACAGCGTGGCACGACCACTACACCAACTAATCAGAGCGGTCGTTAGTTAAACCTTTCCTCTGCATCCACCAAGCTGGAGTTGAGATTACAACTCCAGCTTTTTTGTCACATTTGCGTCGCTTCCTAATCAAACGGATACTCCCGGTCATTCATGAAAATAAGATAATCGCAGGCATTGAGCATATGTGTGTCGCAGCTATACGATTGCTTTGGATACGGTACACAGCGCGATCGCCACTTTTGACGACAATACAATATAGGTTTTAAGCGCCGTCTCAACTAGGGCGGGGATAGTTGTATGAGTTACAAGCAGTTCCGAGCATTTCAATATCTCAATCAGACTCAATTACAAAACTTTGTCAGTGCCTGTCAAAAAATAACTATTCCTGCTGGTCAACGGATTGTGCAACAAAACTCCCAAGGGAACCAGATTTTCTTTGTTCTAGAAGGAGATGTTCGGGTGTTTCTCGACACTCCGACTGGCGAGAAGGAGCTATCTACCATCACAGCACCGACGGTACTCGGAGAAATCAGCTTTTTCAGTGGTGAGCCGAATTCTGCCAATGTTATGGCGTTAACACAAGTACGGGCGCTGGCGATACCATTTGACGTTTTGCGCCAGCGTTTGCACACAGGCGATGCAGCCTCTTCAATTGTGATGTTGAATATGGCAGCCGCGATCGCGCAACGAGCATCAGCCATGACTCGCAAAGTTTCAGAACTGTACAGTACCCAGCCGGATGTTCAGCTTTCAGAACTCCAGAATGCGAGTAAAACTCTTTTTGGTGAATGGAGTTTCTTATAAAAAAAGTTCTCTCAGTTGTTATAGAGAGAACGATTGTTAGGGTTTGAGGTGCAACACATGACACTCTTGTTTGCTGATGAGCGAATCTAGTCAATGAATATGACAACCCAATGGCAAAGAGATGACAATCTTGGATTGATACTCTTGATTGGCACTCAAATATTGAGTCGTTATTACTTACGAGTTATTAGCTAAAAGCCTTAATACAAAAGACTTTTACTAATAAATAATCACCCATTCAGATTCAGCCAGACGCACCCAGATTCAGCGCCGCCTTAGCATCATCCAATCGGGCAAGAGCTAAATCCATCTCACGATTTGGCCTACAACGACTCAAGATGGTGTTGTGTACCATATCAAAGGCAGACTCGAGCGATTCGCTATTTGTTGCCAAAATATCACTTTGAGCTGGGTAGTCTGAGGGTTGATACCCCGTCTGTTGACCACGCTTCACCGATAGCCCTGCCCAGGTTTTAGATTCTTCCAAGTGAGCGATCGCTTCCTGAGTTTGAGCATCCAAAGGATACAATCGCAACACGAGATCCCACAACTGGACAAAATGAAACTCCAGTTTGAGAATTCGATCAAGTTCCTCGCGGGTCGGCTCAAAATAGCGTGAAATGCGCTGACGCAGCGCTTGGGCTTCTAGAGAGAGGTTTGACATAAGCAGGGGAGAGATTCGAGCTTTTGAGCTGTGTAATCGAAGCAGATCTGCACCCCTACGAAAGCATGTAACAATCATCTTAACTACATTGTGTGATTAGCTTTTGCAGCAAGACAACCCCCTCCTACAAGTTACATTGCTAACCATCAGTACCCTGGCATAAAGGAATCATAATTGTGACCGAGATTGAACAGTACCTATTCGATCTGCAAGGGTTCCTGGTCGTGGAGGACGCCTTGAGTGGTGCACAACTCGCCGCCCTGAATGAGATTATCGACCAACAAATTGCCTTAGTTGATGAACCAGGGAAGCTGTGGTTGCGTTTCAACCGCTTACTGAGCTGGGGAACCCCCTTTCAAAACCTGATCGATAACCCCCGGATTAGTCCCTATCTGCTTGACCTGCTTGGCCCCAAATTTCGCTTAGATCACGACTACATACACATCATTCGTCAAGGGCCTGGACCCATTGGTAGTGATCTGCATGGGGGTGGGACTCCTTATGACCCTTGCCAGTATTACCAGTATAAAAATGGACGGATGTATAACGGCTTAACCGCCGTTGCCTACAATCTAACAGATGTGAATCCAGGAGAAGGTGGATTCGGTTGCATTCCAGGCAGTCATAAGAGCAACCTACCCCTCCCAGCAGAGTTGCAAGATTTAGACCATCCTCATCCCTGCGTACACGAGATAGGGGGCAAAGCGGGAACGGCAATTATTTTCACCGAAGCCCTAACCCACGGTACTCTGGTTTGGAAAGGACAGCGCGATCGCCGCACCCTGTTCTACAAATATTCTCCTTACCCCTCCGCTTGGTTGCGGAACTACTACAATCCTGATGATTATTCCGAACTAACGGAGGCTCAACGGGACATCTTAAGGACTCCTGGTGTTTATCCCTAATTGAGCTGAAAAGCTATCTTATACTAATTGGCTTTTTCCGTGTCATCCCTGACCCCCCTACCCCTCTTATTAAAGGGGGAGCAATTAGAGAATATGTGTCAAACTCAAACCTAATTGGTATTAAACCTGCTCTCAAAAAAGTAGCGATGCTTATGAGCCAAGCTAAAACTATCCTACGTTCTCTCGATCACGAACTTGATGGCTGCTCCAATGCTTTTGATTATTTAAAAGATTCATCAGGCTTACTCTCACAACCG
The genomic region above belongs to Microcoleus sp. AS-A8 and contains:
- a CDS encoding PAS domain S-box protein; this encodes MTNARGHNVEPSTSWQTDGVAVHAYPNLLQGVAQATNQLLTTDDLATVINQTLAILGQVTQVDRVYIFEIHPHTETSEPAMSQWCEWVGETVTPEIDNPQLQNLAFASIGMSRWYEALSGGHSCHGLVRDLSVLERQLLESQGILSILVVPIPVNGHLWGFIGFDDCHSERQWSPDESAVLMTMAAMIGSCISHRQTADALKQSQLRLEQITGNVPGMIFQFLQRLDGSRSVLYASSGCRELYELEPEAIQADFQVLSNLIHSDDREAYERSVANSAAKGEPWNWEGRVVTPSGKLKWVQGTSRLEQQRNGDLLWDGVLVDITDRKQAEEGLRASEGRLQSFFDATFEAVMIHDRGVILDVNSATEALLGYSKAELINQSVLKITAPCSQAIIQTRSNFPCDDPLEVVGLKKNGTTFIAEITAKSISYQGRMARVVGVRDITVRKQAEDALRQSEARNRALLHAIPDLIFRLSREGIYLDCHAENANDLLVPANELIGKKVEEVLPPPLAQMIRQLIAQALSCRTIQTLEYQLPIDGTLRYWEARIVVCGEDEVLVIVRDITDGKRAEEERLLRVQRDRLLGEIALRIRQSLDLERILQTTVAEVRQFLECDRVFITHFDQRLQGNIAAESVAANWGSVLEVLRGNSAYIRELKTLFESDELQIIDDTTEADLSPLRTHYFVQYQVKACLGVPIMLSDKKVFGVLVAHQCDRTRHWQPFEVDLLKALSTQVAIAVQQSQLYEQVQALNTNLEHQVEERTQELKQKYTELQELHRLKDIFLHAVSHDLRTPVLGWLMVLNNLLNGQESEALNVSKSQALKVSKLKMEGADETLQPSRLSQPENILVSRSVLERMIQSSDRQMRLINSLLEVHSSEVAGVALQREPIQLDELVRILVEDFEPLLAKNQATLINHIPANLPLISADAAQLRRVFENLLNNALNHNPPGIRLMLDAQVKEGIICCTVADNGVGMSQDMCDHLFQLYFRGQDAKSFSQGHRPYTGLGLGLYLCRQIITAHGGEIGVQSRPEEGTTFWFTLSVFV
- a CDS encoding tetratricopeptide repeat protein, whose protein sequence is MSRQNHKKSIKKLVALIGVSSASVFLSVPALALINFTSSSFDGSLKNRTLNAESSEGSRQLLAQATSGTSGTGTGTTGAGGAGTGQTGTGGTGTGQTGADGTGAGQTGTGQTDAGQTGAGGAGTGQTGTGQTGADGTGAGQTGTGQTDAGQTGVGGTGAGGAGTGQTGTGGAGAGQTDTGQTGTGQTGAGQTNTGQTGTGQMGTGGTGTGGAGTGQMGTGGTGTGGAGTGQMGTGGTGTGQTGSFVELMRAGYAATQQRDYTTALTYFQQALQLRPNNPYARRAVSNVQGYMQRDAQRGTTTTPTNQSGR
- a CDS encoding cyclic nucleotide-binding domain-containing protein, coding for MSYKQFRAFQYLNQTQLQNFVSACQKITIPAGQRIVQQNSQGNQIFFVLEGDVRVFLDTPTGEKELSTITAPTVLGEISFFSGEPNSANVMALTQVRALAIPFDVLRQRLHTGDAASSIVMLNMAAAIAQRASAMTRKVSELYSTQPDVQLSELQNASKTLFGEWSFL
- a CDS encoding phytanoyl-CoA dioxygenase family protein: MTEIEQYLFDLQGFLVVEDALSGAQLAALNEIIDQQIALVDEPGKLWLRFNRLLSWGTPFQNLIDNPRISPYLLDLLGPKFRLDHDYIHIIRQGPGPIGSDLHGGGTPYDPCQYYQYKNGRMYNGLTAVAYNLTDVNPGEGGFGCIPGSHKSNLPLPAELQDLDHPHPCVHEIGGKAGTAIIFTEALTHGTLVWKGQRDRRTLFYKYSPYPSAWLRNYYNPDDYSELTEAQRDILRTPGVYP